Proteins from a genomic interval of Methanofollis formosanus:
- the msrA gene encoding peptide-methionine (S)-S-oxide reductase MsrA, whose product MSLKRAYFAAGCFWGVEEAFREVPGVVDTAVGYMGGTADHPTYGQVCTGKTGHAETVEVVYDPGQVTYADLLRRFWTLHDPTTPDRQGPDVGTQYRSAVFFTDEEERALALAEKEKLEKSGRFRRPVVTEIAPAGRFWRAEEYHQRYFEKMRRRVRPVR is encoded by the coding sequence ATGAGCCTGAAGCGGGCATACTTTGCGGCCGGGTGTTTCTGGGGAGTGGAGGAGGCGTTCAGGGAGGTGCCTGGCGTCGTCGATACCGCGGTCGGGTATATGGGCGGGACAGCCGATCACCCCACCTATGGGCAGGTCTGCACCGGGAAGACCGGGCATGCCGAGACGGTGGAGGTTGTCTACGATCCCGGGCAGGTCACCTATGCCGACCTCCTCCGTCGCTTCTGGACGCTCCACGACCCCACGACGCCTGACCGGCAGGGGCCCGACGTCGGGACCCAGTACCGTTCGGCGGTCTTTTTCACCGACGAGGAGGAGCGGGCCCTGGCCCTTGCCGAGAAAGAAAAACTTGAGAAGTCGGGGAGATTTCGGCGGCCGGTCGTCACCGAGATCGCGCCCGCCGGTCGGTTCTGGCGGGCCGAGGAGTATCACCAGCGCTATTTCGAGAAGATGCGCCGGCGTGTCAGGCCGGTCAGATGA
- a CDS encoding endonuclease V: MHAVWPDDPGEALALQARLRRRVVARGAPTPALVAGLDAAYSRDGATVYGAAVLFSFPGLEDVDEAWTACEARFPYVPGLFAFREGPALCAALERLDRTPDLILVHGHGTAHPRRCGIASHLGVLLGIPSIGVADRLLVGKAGEPGAERGAAAPVCFEGEAVGWAVRTRTGARPVYVSPGHLVGHAAAVDLVLAMSVGYRRPEPLRAAHRCASVARAGMTKR, translated from the coding sequence ATGCACGCGGTCTGGCCCGACGATCCCGGCGAGGCTCTGGCTCTCCAGGCACGCCTCCGCCGCCGGGTCGTCGCCAGAGGTGCGCCTACACCCGCGCTGGTGGCAGGACTCGACGCCGCGTATTCCCGCGACGGCGCGACCGTCTACGGCGCCGCCGTCCTCTTTTCCTTTCCCGGACTGGAAGACGTCGACGAGGCCTGGACCGCGTGCGAGGCGAGGTTCCCGTACGTCCCTGGTCTCTTCGCCTTCAGGGAGGGGCCGGCCCTCTGCGCCGCCCTCGAACGGTTGGACCGGACCCCCGACCTCATCCTCGTCCACGGCCACGGCACCGCCCACCCGCGCCGGTGCGGGATCGCCTCGCACCTCGGCGTTCTCCTCGGCATCCCCTCCATCGGAGTCGCCGACCGTCTCCTCGTCGGGAAGGCCGGAGAACCAGGGGCGGAGAGGGGTGCCGCCGCCCCGGTGTGTTTCGAGGGCGAGGCAGTGGGGTGGGCGGTGCGGACCAGGACCGGCGCCCGCCCGGTCTATGTCTCCCCCGGCCACCTCGTCGGCCACGCCGCCGCGGTCGACCTGGTCCTTGCCATGTCTGTGGGGTACCGGCGACCCGAACCCCTCAGGGCCGCCCACCGCTGCGCCTCCGTGGCCAGGGCGGGCATGACCAAGCGTTGA
- a CDS encoding tetratricopeptide repeat protein, which produces MQQLVESAARLVAEGDARMEQGDYAGALERYDAALKEEPAHTAALYRKGMVLTAIGRTDEGIACFDRALAVDPDLPEVWLRRGMALYYVDRFWDAAESTRRAVAIDPEYAYAWYVLGRSLKAVGHLHSALNAYNRAAEIEPENQAVWFMRGIVLALMERHEEAVENFERAIELDPTDLDARKNAAWSLYLLGRYERALETCDAVLEVCPEHGQVVYLRGLVVRAMAGEPPVE; this is translated from the coding sequence ATGCAGCAGCTGGTTGAGAGTGCGGCGCGGCTGGTCGCTGAAGGAGACGCCCGGATGGAACAGGGCGACTATGCCGGAGCGCTGGAGAGGTATGACGCCGCCCTGAAAGAAGAGCCGGCCCATACCGCAGCCCTGTACCGGAAAGGCATGGTCCTGACCGCGATCGGCCGGACCGACGAGGGGATCGCCTGCTTCGACCGGGCGCTTGCCGTCGATCCCGACCTCCCCGAGGTCTGGTTGCGGCGGGGAATGGCCCTGTACTATGTGGACCGGTTCTGGGATGCGGCCGAGAGCACCCGCCGGGCGGTCGCGATCGACCCAGAGTATGCCTACGCCTGGTATGTCCTCGGCCGTTCCCTGAAGGCGGTGGGCCACCTGCACAGCGCCCTCAACGCCTATAACCGGGCGGCGGAGATCGAACCCGAGAACCAGGCGGTCTGGTTCATGCGCGGGATCGTCCTCGCCCTGATGGAACGGCACGAGGAAGCGGTCGAAAATTTTGAACGGGCTATCGAACTCGACCCTACCGACCTGGATGCCCGCAAGAACGCGGCCTGGTCTCTTTATCTCCTCGGGCGGTATGAGAGGGCGCTTGAGACCTGCGACGCCGTCCTGGAGGTCTGTCCCGAGCACGGCCAGGTGGTGTACCTCAGGGGCCTGGTGGTGCGGGCGATGGCAGGCGAACCTCCTGTCGAATGA
- a CDS encoding DUF362 domain-containing protein, giving the protein MTGRVYFAEAGIGPRRENTLNKIRRLFDAAGIASCIGDGDLTAIKLHFGEWGNDTHIRPFWVREVVDRVRTAGGNPFLTDTNTLYSGMRENTVDHLTTALRHGFGYEVTGAPLVIADGIRSGNWQEVEIRKKYFEQVKIAGDILDAESMVVLSHVKGHGMAGFGGAIKNLAMGCAPAAGKMEQHQGLCPVVDADACEGCWACINACPKGALEGEDETVRVIKEQCIGCGECMTVCPTGALDFDWENGLVPFMEMMTEYALGAVQGKEGKVGYLNFLVDITPDCDCCPWSDSRIVPDIGILASTDPVAIDAASFDLVNSRPGIRESRLLGNYAPGEDKFRGVAPYTDGMRQVRYGEEIGLGTADYEIITI; this is encoded by the coding sequence ATGACAGGCAGGGTCTACTTTGCGGAGGCCGGGATCGGCCCGAGGCGGGAGAACACCCTCAATAAGATCAGACGACTCTTCGACGCCGCAGGGATCGCCTCGTGCATCGGCGACGGCGACCTGACGGCGATCAAACTCCACTTCGGAGAGTGGGGCAACGACACCCATATCAGACCGTTCTGGGTGCGGGAGGTGGTCGACAGGGTGCGGACAGCCGGGGGCAACCCCTTCCTCACCGATACCAACACCCTGTACTCCGGGATGCGGGAGAACACCGTCGACCACCTTACCACCGCACTCCGTCACGGCTTCGGGTACGAGGTGACCGGGGCGCCGCTGGTGATCGCCGACGGCATCAGGTCAGGGAACTGGCAGGAGGTCGAGATCAGGAAGAAGTATTTCGAGCAGGTGAAGATCGCCGGCGACATCCTGGACGCGGAGAGTATGGTCGTCCTCTCTCATGTGAAGGGACACGGGATGGCCGGGTTCGGTGGGGCGATCAAGAACCTGGCGATGGGGTGCGCCCCGGCCGCCGGGAAGATGGAGCAGCACCAGGGACTCTGCCCGGTCGTGGACGCCGACGCCTGCGAGGGGTGCTGGGCCTGCATCAATGCCTGTCCGAAAGGTGCCCTCGAAGGGGAGGACGAGACAGTGCGGGTGATAAAAGAACAGTGCATCGGCTGCGGTGAGTGCATGACCGTCTGCCCGACCGGCGCGCTCGACTTCGACTGGGAAAACGGTCTGGTGCCCTTCATGGAGATGATGACCGAATATGCCCTCGGCGCCGTGCAGGGGAAGGAAGGGAAGGTCGGGTACCTCAACTTCCTGGTGGACATCACTCCCGACTGCGACTGCTGCCCGTGGAGCGACTCGAGGATCGTTCCCGACATCGGGATCCTCGCCTCCACCGACCCGGTCGCCATCGATGCGGCAAGCTTCGATCTGGTCAATTCCAGGCCGGGGATCAGGGAGAGCCGTCTTCTCGGCAATTATGCGCCCGGCGAGGATAAGTTCAGGGGCGTTGCCCCGTACACCGACGGGATGCGGCAGGTGCGGTACGGCGAGGAGATCGGTCTGGGCACCGCCGACTATGAAATCATCACCATCTGA
- a CDS encoding manganese efflux pump MntP family protein, with amino-acid sequence MDLPTVILIAVGLAMDATAVSVAGGVSVREGRARTALTLALVFGGFQTGMTVLGWYAGSALAGFIGWIDHWVAFFLLLFIGGKMIYEGLRGEDGEPVAFEKPLVLLTLGVATSIDALAVGLSFAVLGSAVLVPAAIIGIVSALLSLVGFWFGGVFGGRHREWAEVVGGAVLLFIGVRILFEHLFI; translated from the coding sequence ATGGACCTCCCCACAGTCATCCTCATCGCGGTCGGTCTGGCCATGGACGCCACCGCAGTCTCGGTCGCGGGCGGCGTCTCGGTCAGGGAAGGACGGGCCAGAACCGCCCTCACCCTCGCCCTCGTCTTCGGCGGGTTCCAGACCGGGATGACTGTCCTCGGCTGGTATGCCGGATCGGCCCTCGCCGGGTTCATCGGCTGGATCGACCACTGGGTCGCCTTCTTCCTCCTCCTCTTCATCGGCGGGAAGATGATCTACGAGGGTCTGAGGGGGGAGGACGGCGAACCGGTCGCTTTCGAGAAGCCGCTCGTCCTCCTGACCCTGGGCGTCGCCACCTCCATCGACGCCCTTGCCGTCGGCCTCTCCTTCGCCGTCCTCGGGTCGGCCGTGCTGGTGCCGGCGGCGATCATCGGGATCGTCAGCGCTCTCCTCTCGCTCGTCGGGTTCTGGTTCGGTGGAGTCTTTGGCGGCAGACACCGGGAGTGGGCCGAGGTCGTCGGCGGGGCGGTGCTGCTCTTCATCGGGGTGCGGATCCTCTTCGAGCACCTCTTCATCTGA